Proteins from a genomic interval of Panthera uncia isolate 11264 chromosome C1 unlocalized genomic scaffold, Puncia_PCG_1.0 HiC_scaffold_4, whole genome shotgun sequence:
- the LOC125913651 gene encoding uncharacterized protein LOC125913651 — MAGDNSEKEVMGFQGRFGINYSHQKDITAHFGGRLSTSLRVRLQESADCTSWRRGGVGASGRKGGGGAAATGWGSGPQLAGPSRRSPCAARPSVSIPHSLSSSRRRHRLFIRGESVRRADGPAGGGGAHVRRGSPPARCCPSAGLPQGVGGGREVEVLSRGEALSSRSRTSEAWSRRGPVGGFVCSLESVALLFTAQLGKRARDRPRLAGSLAHRKPQRRARRARVGRLATRARVGVARARGCGAGESLAGGCGESAGQKGPFKHGSQCPVVNTLTFIQCLLHLNLINSINELEQGNVPAVRTTGLRSGEDIEFSLWGKEGEKGS, encoded by the exons ATGGCAGGTGATAACTCTGAAAAAGAAGTCATGGGAT TCCAGGGACGATTTGGAATAAATTATAGCCATCAAAAGGATATCACAGCTCATTTTGGTGGAAGGCTTTCCACGTCGCTTCGCGTACGTCTCCAGGAGAGCGCCGATTGCACCAGCTGGcggagaggaggggtgggagccAGCGGCAGAAAAGGAG GCGGCGGCGCGGCCGCAACCGGCTGGGGCTCCGGTCCCCAGCTCGCGGGTCCTTCCCGACGAAGTCCCTGCGCGGCCCGACCCAGTGTGAGTATTCCCCACTCGCTCTCTTCCTCCCGCAGGCGGCACCGCCTGTTCATTAGAGGTGAGAGCGTCCGCCGGGCAGACGGacctgctgggggcgggggtgctcaCGTGCGGAGGGGCTCACCTCCGGCTCGCTGCTGCCCCTCAGCGGGGCTTCCCCAGGgcgtgggtggggggagggaggtagagGTGCTTTCGCGGGGCGAGGCTCTTAGCTCCCGGAGCCGGACTAGCGAAGCGTGGAGTCGCCGCGGCCCGGTTGGGGGCTTTGTGTGCAGTTTAGAGTCCGTAGCTCTGCTTTTCACGGCGCAGTTGGGGAAGAGGGCTCGTGACAGACCCAGGCTCGCGGGGAGTCTTGCCCACCGCAAACCCCAGCGGAGGGCGAGGAGAGCGCGGGTCGGGCGGTTGGCAACGCGAGCCCGCGTGGGGGTCGCCCGTGCCCGAGGTTGCGGGGCCGGCGAGTCGCTCGCTGGGGGATGCGGTGAGAGCGCCGGCCAGAAAG GTCCTTTCAAGCACGGATCGCAGTGCCCAGTGGTCAATACCCTTACTTTTATCCAGTGTCTGCTTCATTTAAACTTAATCAACTCCATCAACGAACTGGAACAGGGAAACGTCCCTGCG gtCAGAACAACTGGGTTAAGATCTGGAGAAGACATTGAGTTTTCCctatgggggaaggagggggagaaaggaagctAA